From one Solea solea chromosome 15, fSolSol10.1, whole genome shotgun sequence genomic stretch:
- the apmap gene encoding adipocyte plasma membrane-associated protein isoform X2 codes for MNEGEGLRFRRLHRPRVITDELPEDRRKGSGTYSGKVFQVTLLSLGGFLLLPLFVVVVILESPVQPEVFSMKEPPLMKGCWESNLKLRKAQRLFEDQVLGPESIVNIGDVLFSGTADGKIVKLVGRRIHTVTRLGKPPCGSRDEELNCGRPLGIRVGPNGTLIIADAYLGVYEVNPTTGETTRLVAGGQVVAGRKLSFINDVAVTQDGKKVYFTVSSSRWQRKDYLNLIMEATADGRVLEYDTVTRELSVIMENLRFPNGIQLLPDEESVLVAETTMARIRRVHVAGLNKGGMETFMDNLPGFPDNIRPSSTGGYWVAMSAVRPNPGFSMLDFLSQRPWIKKLLFKLFSHEVLNKFVTRYSLVAELHDGGVCTRSFHDPSGLVLAYISEVHEHDGSLYLGSFHSPYIGKLDLNDV; via the exons ATGAACGAGGGGGAAGGACTCCGGTTCCGGCGGCTGCACAGACCGCGGGTCATCACCGACGAGCTGCCCGAGGACCGACGCAAGGGTTCCGG cacCTACAGTGGGAAGGTGTTTCAGGTGACACTGCTCTCTCTCGGTGGTTTCCTGCTTCTTCCTCTgttcgtcgtcgtcgtcatcctCGAGTCTCCGGTTCAACCTGAGGTGttcag TATGAAGGAGCCGCCGCTGATGAAGGGCTGCTGGGAATCGAACCTGAAGCTGAGGAAGGCTCAGCGACTCTTTGAAGACCAGGTCCTTGGACCCGAGTCCATCGTCAACATCGGAG atgttttgtTCTCTGGAACAGCCGACGGGAAAATCGTGAAGCTCGTCGGTCGAAGGATCCACACGGTGACGCGACTCGGGAAACCTCCCTGTG GATCCAGAGACGAGGAGCTGAACTGTGGGAGACCGTTGGGGATCAGGGTGGGACCCAACGGGACGCTCATCATCGCCGACGCTTACCTGGGCGTGTACGAGGTCAACCCCACCACAG GTGAGACGACCCGGTTGGTGGCCGGCGGTCAGGTGGTCGCCGGGAGGAAGCTGTCGTTCATCAATGACGTGGCAGTGACGCAGGACGGAAAGAAGGTGTACTTCACCGTCTCCAGCAGCAGGTGGCAGCGCAAAGATTATCTGAACCTCATCATGGAGGCCACGGCTGACGGACG GGTGTTGGAGTACGACACCGTCACCAGAGAACTCAGTGTCATCATGGAAAACCTTCGCTTCCCAAACGGAATCCAGCTGCTTCCTGACGAGGAGTCGGTGCTGGTTGCCGAGACGACCATGGCGAGGATACGCAG AGTCCACGTGGCCGGCTTGAATAAAGGCGGGATGGAGACGTTCATGGACAACCTTCCCGGTTTCCCTGACAACATCCGACCGAGCTCGACCGGAGGTTACTGGGTGGCCATGTCCGCGGTGCGGCCCAACCCCGGGTTCTCCATGCTGGACTTCCTGTCCCAGAGACCCTGGATCAAGAAACTCCTCTTCAAA CTCTTCAGTCACGAGGTTCTGAATAAGTTCGTCACCCGCTACAGTTTAGTGGCGGAGCTCCACGACGGCGGCGTGTGCACGCGCAGCTTCCATGACCCCAGCGGTTTGGTGCTGGCCTACATCAGCGAGGTCCATGAGCATGACGGGAGTCTGTACCTGGGCTCCTTCCACTCGCCGTACATCGGAAAACTCGACCTGAACGATGTTTAA
- the apmap gene encoding adipocyte plasma membrane-associated protein isoform X1: MNEGEGLRFRRLHRPRVITDELPEDRRKGSGSTYSGKVFQVTLLSLGGFLLLPLFVVVVILESPVQPEVFSMKEPPLMKGCWESNLKLRKAQRLFEDQVLGPESIVNIGDVLFSGTADGKIVKLVGRRIHTVTRLGKPPCGSRDEELNCGRPLGIRVGPNGTLIIADAYLGVYEVNPTTGETTRLVAGGQVVAGRKLSFINDVAVTQDGKKVYFTVSSSRWQRKDYLNLIMEATADGRVLEYDTVTRELSVIMENLRFPNGIQLLPDEESVLVAETTMARIRRVHVAGLNKGGMETFMDNLPGFPDNIRPSSTGGYWVAMSAVRPNPGFSMLDFLSQRPWIKKLLFKLFSHEVLNKFVTRYSLVAELHDGGVCTRSFHDPSGLVLAYISEVHEHDGSLYLGSFHSPYIGKLDLNDV; this comes from the exons ATGAACGAGGGGGAAGGACTCCGGTTCCGGCGGCTGCACAGACCGCGGGTCATCACCGACGAGCTGCCCGAGGACCGACGCAAGGGTTCCGG cagcacCTACAGTGGGAAGGTGTTTCAGGTGACACTGCTCTCTCTCGGTGGTTTCCTGCTTCTTCCTCTgttcgtcgtcgtcgtcatcctCGAGTCTCCGGTTCAACCTGAGGTGttcag TATGAAGGAGCCGCCGCTGATGAAGGGCTGCTGGGAATCGAACCTGAAGCTGAGGAAGGCTCAGCGACTCTTTGAAGACCAGGTCCTTGGACCCGAGTCCATCGTCAACATCGGAG atgttttgtTCTCTGGAACAGCCGACGGGAAAATCGTGAAGCTCGTCGGTCGAAGGATCCACACGGTGACGCGACTCGGGAAACCTCCCTGTG GATCCAGAGACGAGGAGCTGAACTGTGGGAGACCGTTGGGGATCAGGGTGGGACCCAACGGGACGCTCATCATCGCCGACGCTTACCTGGGCGTGTACGAGGTCAACCCCACCACAG GTGAGACGACCCGGTTGGTGGCCGGCGGTCAGGTGGTCGCCGGGAGGAAGCTGTCGTTCATCAATGACGTGGCAGTGACGCAGGACGGAAAGAAGGTGTACTTCACCGTCTCCAGCAGCAGGTGGCAGCGCAAAGATTATCTGAACCTCATCATGGAGGCCACGGCTGACGGACG GGTGTTGGAGTACGACACCGTCACCAGAGAACTCAGTGTCATCATGGAAAACCTTCGCTTCCCAAACGGAATCCAGCTGCTTCCTGACGAGGAGTCGGTGCTGGTTGCCGAGACGACCATGGCGAGGATACGCAG AGTCCACGTGGCCGGCTTGAATAAAGGCGGGATGGAGACGTTCATGGACAACCTTCCCGGTTTCCCTGACAACATCCGACCGAGCTCGACCGGAGGTTACTGGGTGGCCATGTCCGCGGTGCGGCCCAACCCCGGGTTCTCCATGCTGGACTTCCTGTCCCAGAGACCCTGGATCAAGAAACTCCTCTTCAAA CTCTTCAGTCACGAGGTTCTGAATAAGTTCGTCACCCGCTACAGTTTAGTGGCGGAGCTCCACGACGGCGGCGTGTGCACGCGCAGCTTCCATGACCCCAGCGGTTTGGTGCTGGCCTACATCAGCGAGGTCCATGAGCATGACGGGAGTCTGTACCTGGGCTCCTTCCACTCGCCGTACATCGGAAAACTCGACCTGAACGATGTTTAA
- the LOC131473870 gene encoding oocyte zinc finger protein XlCOF6-like, with amino-acid sequence MTSCVQRLVTSVLEEFAVSARTEICQRLGTTSHSEEQLLALIRRFCEVLLMQLRKLLDLNQDLQQNLNQDLNQHLKEDLNKDLQQDLNHYLNQALNQDLKQGQNTRELDGDPQVAVRGQLDGTQNDPSQSEQTCVADRGQSFSCSVCFRSFSRRTNLVTHLRVHSREQPFTCSECGRGFSASSSVRVHQLIVHGCQRPFRCTHCGKLFGTRSHLQTHQSSSGSLACSSCGEMLLSRCCLRQHQLTCQSTDRKFRCRECGKEFSKRSYLSAHRRVHLKKKTFKCTTCNKGFTTHRSVHVHQLSVHRRLKPFACGVCRKAFSQQGGLRAHMRTHSGERPYVCEQCGNRFSSRSSLTIHRRVHTGEKAFACDTCGKSFSLSANLRRHRLIHSGHRPFTCDICGRSFTQAGHLKVHRAIHSSQWAFICNACGKGFRQRSALLLHERRHTGIKPHNCIECGKNFTSSVSLKRHLLVHNGQKTHTCSECGKNFTTAHVLKTHLRLHGTHKLFSCDVCSRSYSSLNYLKTHRRSHSEGNPFSCSQCDKTFSTQASANLHQRTHTGEKPFICEVCGKNFSVSQNLIRHKRIHSGEKPFECSVCRKTFSQNNNLKTHLRVHTGQKPFSCTSCCRSFAAMRSLREHKCVPAN; translated from the exons gaGCAGCTGCTGGCTTTGATCAGGAGGTTCTGTGAAGTTCTGCTGATGCAGCTGAGGAAGCTGCTGGACCTGAACCAGGACCTGCAGCAGAATCTGAACCAGGACCTAAACCAGCACCTGAAGGAGGATCTGAACAAGGACCTGCAGCAGGATCTGAACCATTACCTAAACCAGGCTCTGAACCAAGACCTGAAACAGGGTCAGAATACAAGGGAGCTGGATG GTGATCCTCAGGTAGCTGTCAGAGGTCAATTAGATGGTACACAAAATGACCCCAGCCAATCAGAACAGACTTGTGTGGCTGACAGGGGGCAAAGCTTCAGTTGTAGCGTCTGCTTTCGCAGCTTCTCCAGACGTACCAACCTTGTCACTCACCTCAGGGTCCATAGCCGAGAGCAGCCCTTTACCTGTTCCGAATGCGGGCGGGGCTTTTCTGCAAGCAGCAGCGTCCGGGTCCATCAGCTTATTGTCCATGGCTGCCAGCGTCCATTCCGATGCACTCATTGTGGGAAACTGTTCGGTACTCGCAGCCACCTACAGACACACCAGTCGTCCAGCGGCTCGCTGGCATGTTCGTCATGTGGGGAGATGCTTCTATCAAGATGTTGCCTCAGACAGCACCAGCTGACTTGTCAGAGTACAGACAGGAAGTTCAGGTGCCGAGAATGCGGGAAAGAGTTTTCCAAACGCAGTTACCTGTCTGCTCACCGGAGGGTgcatctgaagaaaaaaacgtTTAAATGTACCACTTGCAATAAGGGGTTCACCACACATCGCAGTGTCCATGTGCACCAGCTGAGTGTGCATCGAAGATTGAAGCCTTTCGCCTGTGGCGTCTGCAGGAAGGCATTCAGCCAGCAGGGTGGCCTCAGAGCGCACATGAGGACACACTCAGGTGAGCGACCATATGTCTGTGAGCAGTGTGGTAACAGATTCTCCAGTCGCAGCAGTCTGACAATTCACCGCCGTGTCCACACTGGAGAAAAGGCCTTTGCTTGTGACACCTGTGGGAAGAGCTTTAGCCTCTCTGCCAACCTGCGCCGCCACCGCCTCATTCATTCAGGGCACCGCCCCTTCACCTGTGACATTTGCGGCCGAAGCTTCACGCAGGCAGGGCACCTGAAGGTACATCGTGCTATTCACAGCTCACAGTGGGCGTTCATCTGCAACGCCTGTGGAAAGGGCTTTAGACAGCGCAGTGCACTGTTGCTGCATGAGAGGCGGCACACTGGCATCAAACCACACAACTGCATTGAGTGTGGAAAAAACTTCACTTCATCCGTGTCACTCAAACGCCACCTGCTGGTTCACAACGGGCAGAAAACGCACACCTGCAGTGAGTGCGGAAAGAACTTTACCACTGCCCATGTCCTGAAAACGCATCTGCGGCTGCACGGCACccacaaactcttctcctgcgaTGTTTGCAGTCGTAGCTACAGCTCACTCAACTACCTGAAGACACACCGGCGCAGTCACTCGGAAGGGAACCCATTTAGCTGCTCTCAGTGCGACAAAACCTTCTCCACACAGGCAAGCGCCAACCTGCACCAGCGCACGCACACTGGCGAGAAACCTTTCATCTGTGAGGTCTGTGGGAAGAACTTCAGCGTGTCGCAGAACCTCATCCGACACAAACGCATCCACAGTGGGGAGAAGCCATTTGAGTGCAGCGTTTGCAGGAAGACATTCAGTCAAAACAACAATCTGAAGACACACCTGCGTGTCCACACGGGACAGAAACCATTCAGCTGCACTTCTTGCTGCCGCAGCTTCGCCGCCATGAGGAGCCTCCGTGAGCACAAGTGTGTCCCTGCTAACTAG